The following coding sequences are from one Capsicum annuum cultivar UCD-10X-F1 chromosome 3, UCD10Xv1.1, whole genome shotgun sequence window:
- the LOC107861882 gene encoding boron transporter 4: protein MSNIIHIYLKIIHSFLILLRDVANLSIDAESQGFYVPEKLSHKSTSFESQGFYVPEKLSHKSTSFEMKSCLGTPFEGISGDIRGRISCYKQDWIAGIRSGIGILAPTTYIFFASALPVIAFGEQLSSETDGSLSTVETLASTAICGIIHSIFGGQPLMILGVAEPTIIMYSYLYKFAKGREDLGQTLYLAWAGWVCVWTALMLFLLAIFNACSIISKFTRVAGETFGMLIAVLFIQEAIKGLVSEFSIPKAEDPSLEKYQFHWLYTNGLLGIIFTFGLLYTALKSRKARSWWYGTGWIRSFIADYGVPLMVLVWSVLSFTVPSKVPSGVPRTLYSPLPWESASLYHWTVIQDMGKVPPAYIFAALLPAVMIAGLYFFDHGVASQMAQQKEFNLKNPSAYHYDILLLGFTTLLCGLIGLPPSNGVLPQSPMHTKSLAILKKQLIRKKMVESAKESIRRKASNSEIYGNMQAVFIEIDSSPISTVAKELEHLKEAIMKRENENANGENSNGIFDPEKYIDTYLPVRVNEQRVSNLLQSLLVAALVGAMPVIKKIPTSVLWGYFAYMAIDSLPGNQLWERMLLLLISPGRRFKVLEGVHASFVESVPFRCIAIFTIFQFVYLLVVFGVTWIPIAGILFPLPFFLLISIRQHLLPMFFHPRHLQELDAAEYEEIAGAPQCALSFSFRETEATLPRIEGEIEICDAEILDELTTSRGEFKIRTVSFSEDKRPQVIHPTADPESE from the exons ATGagtaatattatacatatatacctTAAGATTATACATTCATTTCTAATTCTTCTGAGAGACGTGGCCAACTTGTCAATTGATGCAGAGTCTCAGGGATTTTATGTCCCAGAAAAGCTCAGTCACAAGAGTACAAGTTTTG AGTCTCAGGGATTTTATGTCCCAGAAAAGCTCAGTCACAAGAGTACAAGTTTTG AGATGAAGAGCTGTCTGGGAACTCCATTTGAAGGCATTTCAGGggatattcgaggacgaatatctTGCTACAAGCAGGATTGGATTGCTGGAATTAGATCCGGCATAGG GATACTAGCTCCAACTACGTACATATTTTTCGCGTCTGCTCTTCCGGTGATTGCTTTTGGAGAACAATTGAGCAGCGAAACAG ATGGGAGCCTCAGTACTGTGGAAACTTTAGCTTCTACAGCAATTTGTGGCATCATTCACTCGATATTCGGGGGGCAACCTCTTATGATACTGGGAGTTGCAGAGCCTACTATTATTATGTACAGTTACTTGTACAAGTTTGCTAAAGGGAGAGAAGATTTGGGACAGACCCTTTACTTGGCTTGGGCCGGATG GGTTTGTGTCTGGACAGCTCTCATGTTGTTTCTTCTAGCAATATTCAATGCCTGCTCTATCATAAGTAAATTTACAAGGGTTGCTGGGGAAACTTTTGGCATGCTTATCGCTGTGCTTTTCATTCAAGAGGCAATTAAG GGATTAGTGAGCGAGTTTAGCATTCCTAAAGCCGAGGACCCAAGTTTGGAGAAATATCAATTCCATTGGCTTTACACGAACGGGCTACTTGGAATCATATTCACCTTTGGCCTTCTCTACACTGCCTTAAAGAGCAGGAAAGCCAGGTCATGGTGGTATGGCACAG GCTGGATTAGAAGCTTCATTGCTGACTATGGAGTTCCTTTAATGGTTCTAGTGTGGTCAGTTCTCTCATTTACCGTGCCAAGCAAAGTTCCATCTGGAGTTCCTAGAACTCTCTATAGTCCCCTTCCTTGGGAATCTGCATCATTATATCACTGGACTGTAATTCAG GATATGGGGAAGGTTCCTCCGGCATACATATTTGCTGCATTATTACCAGCTGTGATGATCGCCGGACTCTATTTCTTCGATCACGGTGTTGCATCGCAAATGGCACAGCAAAAGGAATTCAACCTAAAGAATCCTTCTGCATATCATTATGATATCTTACTCTTGGGATTTACG ACTTTGCTATGTGGTTTGATTGGATTGCCTCCTTCAAATGGTGTCCTGCCACAGTCCCCTATGCATACTAAAAGCTTGGCTATTCTTAAGAAACAG CTGATTCGGAAGAAGATGGTTGAAAGTGCAAAAGAGAGTATCAGGCGAAAAGCTAGCAACTCTGAAATTTATGGCAATATGCAAGCAGTATTCATAGAGATAGATAGTTCTCCTATT AGTACTGTAGCTAAAGAGTTGGAACACTTGAAAGAGGCAATAATGAAACGTGAAAATGAAAATGCAAATGGCGAAAATTCTAATGGTATATTTGATCCTGAGAAGTATATTGATACTTACTTGCCTGTTCGAGTAAATGAACAAAGAGTCAGCAATCTACTGCAGTCACTACTAGTAGCTGCATTGGTAGGTGCTATGCCAGTGATAAAGAAGATACCAACCTCAGTTCTTTGGGGATATTTTGCCTATATGGCTATTGACAGCCTTCCAGGAAATCAACTGTGGGAAAGAATGCTGCTTCTATTAATCTCCCCTGGCAGAAGATTTAA GGTCCTTGAAGGGGTTCATGCATCTTTCGTGGAATCAGTACCATTTCGATGCATTGCAATCTTCACAATATTCCAATTTGTGTACTTACTTGTTGTCTTTGGAGTTACTTGGATTCCTATAGCTGGCATTCTTTTTCCCTTACCATTTTTTCTCCTCATAAGCATAAGGCAACATTTGCTTCCCATGTTTTTTCACCCTCGTCATTTGCAAGAGCTTGATGCAGCCGAGTATGAGGAAATCGCTGGTGCTCCACAATGCGCACTTAGCTTTTCTTTCAGG GAAACCGAGGCAACTCTTCCTAGAATTGAAGGCGAAATAGAAATTTGTGATGCTGAGATTTTGGATGAACTTACAACTAGCAGAGGAGAGTTCAAAATCCGTACTGTCAGCTTTAGCGAGGATAAGCGACCACAG GTTATTCATCCAACTGCAGACCCAGAATCTGAGTGA